CCAATCCACGGCCGACATCGGCAGCCAGCTGACCCAACTGGTCACTTCGATCCCGAATACGTTGCAGAGTATGGTCACAACGCTTCAGGGAGCACCGACGACGGGGACGACATCGGTATTGTCCGAACTCGCCCTGCCCCAGCTGGCCGCGGCGTCGTTGCCGCCCGCGCTGGCTGCCGACGTGGCGAATTGGAACTCGATGATGAGTGTGCTCACCGGTCCCTTCTCGCTGCAGGGGTTGACCTCGATTCCCGGTGGGCCGTTCCTGTCGTTCGGACAGCTCTACGCCTACGCCCAGAACGGGCAGGGACTGCAGTCTTTTATGACCCCCGCCCAACCCATCTCCGGCGCGTTGGCGCCGATTGCGCAGGCCCTCACGCCCCATGCAAGCGCCGCCAGTGCTGTCGGAACATCCGCGTCAATGGGCCGCGCGGCAATGGTGAGCGGGCTGTCGGTGCCCCAGACTTGGACGACCACCGCCCCGGAGATCAGAATGGTCGCCGCGAGCCTGTCGACGAATCTGGCCACGGCTCCTGCAGCCGCATCGGCCGGTGAGGCCGGTGTGTTCAGCCAGATGGCGCTGTCGGGGTTGGCCGGACGCGCCCTCGGAGCCACCGTCGGCGGCGCCAACACCGGCGGTGCCGCCGTCGCCCGTTCACTGGGGGGCGTTGTCGCCGAGTCCGATCCGGCCGCCGCGATGATCTTCGTGCTCCCACCGCTCCAGGATTGAGCCCATGACGCACGCGAGCCTAGGGGGTAGCCACAATGTTCTACGCAGCATTTCCGCCCGAAATCAATTCCGGCCGGATGTACAGCGGCCCGGGATCGGGGCCGATGCTGGCCGCCGCGGCAGCCTGGAGCGGCCTGGCCGCCGAGCTGCAGGCAGCCGCCGCGTCCTATTCGGCGACGATCGCCGGCCTCACCAGCGGCCCGTGGATTGGACCGTCGTCGCTCACCATGGTCGCCGCGGCCACACCCTATATGACCTGGATGAGCGATACGGCGGCGCAGGCCGCGCAGGCCGCGGTCCAAGCTGGCGCCGCAGCATCGGCTTACGAGGCCGCCTTCGCCGGTCACGTGCCCCCGGCCGAGATAGCGGTCAACCGAAGCTATTTGGCGGCACTGGCAGCCACGAATGTTTTCGGGCAGAACACCGCCGCGATCGCGGCCGCCGAAGCACAATACGGTGAGATGTGGGCCCAGGACGCCGTCGCAATGGACAGCTACGCGGCCGCGTCGGCAGCCGCGACCGACATCGCGCCGTTCACCAAACCGCCCGATCTGGTCAATCCCGCAGGACTGACCCGTCAAGCCCCGGCAACCGAACACGCCCTCGGTAACTCGGCCGGCACCGCGAGTCGGTCGACTCTGTCGGTGAGCAGCCCGTTGTCGGAATTGCTGGCAGTCGGTGCCAACCTCAGCACCGACTACACCGCCATCATCAACGGAGTGCTCAATGGCCTGTTCGGTCCCAGCGGAGCAACAACATTCACCACCCTGTATTCGGCGATCAAGGTTCCGCTGAGCTTTACCACGCAGTTCAACGATGTCGGACTGCTGGTCAACTTCCCAGCATCGCAATTCCTCAAGTTCGGGCCGAAGTCGATTTCTGGCCTTGGCGACCTTCCCAAAGACGCGCTGGGCGGCGGTCTCACCCCGCACTGGGGCCGCGGATGGCTGACGAGTGCGGTGACGCCAAGCCCCACAGTTAATTTCGGTCGAGGAACCCTCGTCGGATCGCTGACGGTGCCGCCCAGCTGGACAGCCAATACGCCGGCCATCCGCACGGTCGCCGCCGCCTTGTCGGCCGCCGGACCCGAGACCGTACCGGCGGCCGAACTCGGCCAGGGCGGTCTGTTGAGTTCGATGTCCCTGGCCGGTATGACCGGAAGCGCCTTGGGGGGCGGGGCTTCCTCCGCCGCGTGTGGCACCCGACGCCAAATGACGCCGGTCAAAGACCTCACAGAACTCAAATCACCAGAAATGCTCAAACGTATGGTTGCCCAGATTTCTGAGCGTCCTGACAGTGTGCAGCACCACACGGTCGACCAGGAAGGTTTGGATGCCCTCCTCGAGCAGCTGGCCAAGAAGCCCGGTATTCACGCGGTGCATCTCACCAAGGACACGCCGCCGGTCGTACCCGCAGATGCGAAATTTGGTTAGCAGACACGGTATTTCGAGAAATCTCAGCCGAATGATTTTACCCGCAAGATGATTCAGGGAGGCTTTCGTGCGAAGGCTACTGGTTTTGGTCACCGCTCTCGTCATGATCGGCTCTGCCACGCCGGCATACGCCGAGCCCGATGAGACGCCGACCAACGACGACGCCGGCTTCCTGTCCGCCCTGCGCAACGCGGACATCGGCTACTCCAACCCAGCTCAAGTGATCGGATCCGCCAAAGCGGTGTGCAGCTGCTTGGACAACGGCGAGTCGGGCTTCGAACTGCTCCATGACGTGAAGGCTCACAATCCGGGCTTCAGTTTGGACGCCGCGGCCGAGTTTGCGGTTATCTCTGCGAAATACTATTGCCCACACCAGCTGTCCAAAGCGTGAGGTCATTCGCGTTGCGGCGCAACACTTCCTCTTCGAAGCACGTTGACGGCAGCCGCTGCGGTGGATGCCGGCATTCGCGGAGTTGCCATTCGGTTGCCCCAATATATTTTTTCAAGATGCATCGCCGAAAAGCGATTGGGGATCATTCGAAATCTTCGCAGATACCCAACATGCTTGACCTACCCTGAAGCCGTCGTACCCGACGCGGATGGGACCGTCGCCGAAGCAATGCGTGGGATTCCGCGGTGCGCTATTGGGGTATTTGGTGAGTCTTATATGAGTCTGGCAAGTTTTGCCCCGCTCCCAGGAAAGCCGTGACTACCATGGCGGGCACCGAAGGAGCGGAGGGGATTCTAGATGGACTTCGGGGCGCTGCCGCCCGAGTTAAATTCCGGACGAATGTATACGGGAGCAGGCTCCGGTCCGATGCTGGCTGCGGGAGCGGCCTGGGACGCGTTGGCCTCGGAGTTGCATTCCACGGCGGCGTCCTATGGGGCCGTGATCGACGGCATGACCGTCGGCTCCTGGCATGGTCCGGCAGCGACGTCGATGACCACGGCCGCCATTCCGTATGTGGCCTGGATGACCGCGACCGCGACGCAAGCAGAGCAAACCGCCGCGCAAGCCAAGCTCGCGGCCGCGGCATACGAGACCGCCTTCGCCGCAACAGTGCCGCCGCCGGCGATCGAAGCCAATCGCGCCATGTTGATGACGCTCATCGCGACGAATCTGCTCGGGCAGAACACGGCAGCGATCGCCGCCACCGAAGCGCTATACGCGGAAATGTGGGCTCAGGACGCCGCAGCCATGTACGCCTACGCGGCTTCCTCGGCCGCCGCAACCGTACTGACTCCCTTTAGCTCGCCGCCCGAAACCACCAACCCCGGCGGCGTGGCAAGCCAGTCGGCTGCTGTCACCCAAGCCGTCGGCAGCGCCGCCGCCACTGACATTCAGTCGCAGCTGTCGCAGCTGATGACCGTCTTTCCGAACATGCTGCAGGGCTTGGCGACGACGGCCGCCGCTCCCGCGGCGGCGACGCCCGCCGGTAACGTCATCGAAGCCATCTACCCCTTCGCCGCAGCCATCCGGCCGTTTTTTGCCGCCATCACCGGTGCATACAGCCCGATCATCCCATTCGTTCTCGGTGGCGGTTGGTGGCTGTTCAGCCTGCAAATCCTCGGCCTGTCGCAGAACGCTCCCGGGGTCGCTGCAATGCTCAACAGCGGCGGCAAGCCGATTGCCGGCCTGTCGCCCTTGCGGGGCGGCTACGTCGCATCACTGGGGGCGGGCGGGACCACAGCAGCCCTGGGGCAGTCCACCCTGGTCGGCTCTTTGTCGGTGCCGCCGAGCTGGGTGAGTTCCGCGCCGGTGCTGCGGACGATGGCCTCCGTGCTGCCGGGTGCCACTCCGGAGGCCCTGGCCGCGGTTCCCGCGGCGGCGGAGGGCGGCTTATTCGGCGAAATGGCCATGGCGAGCCTGGCTGGGCGTGCGCTGGCCGGCGCCACTGTGCGCACCGTCAGCAACGGCACATCGGGCGTCAGCGCTGGCGCGGCTGCCGGCGAAGACGTCGCCAGCACGGCCACCATCATCGTGATACCGGCGGACTGAACGGAAGGCGTGCCTGATGAGTTTCGCAGCGCGACCGCCGGAGATCACCTCCGGTCTGATGTACATGGGCCCAGGCGCAGGGCCGATGATCGCGGCGGCCACGGCCTGGGACGCGCTGGCCGCCGAACTTGGCGACACCGCCGCCTCCTACAGCGCAATCGTCGAAGGCCTGGCCAACGAAGGATGGACGGGTCCGTCATCGGCGGCGATGACCGCGGCGGCGGCGCCCTACGTCAGCTGGATGTCAGCCACCGCGGCACAGGCCAAGACGGCGGGAGAACAAGCGAAGGCGGCGGTGAGCGCCTACGAGGCGGCGTTCGCCGCAGTGGTCCCGCCGGCAGAGATAGCGATCAATCGGAGCCAGTTGGCGCTACTGGTGGCGACGAACATCTTCGGGCAGAACACGGGTGCGATCGCTGCCCTCGAGGCGCAGTACGGGGAAATGTGGGCCCAGGACACCGCGGCGATGTTCGGCTACGCCAATGCCTCGGCCGCCGCCGCCAAGCTGACGCCGTACTCCGAGCCGCCGCAGGTAACCAACGTGGCGGGACTCGCCAGCCAACAAGCAGCGGTGGGGCAGGCCAGCGGCCTGGCTGCCGGGACGGCTGCTGCGACCGCCGCGCCGGCAGCGGCACCCGCATTTCCATTCGACGTCGTCCTGCAGGCTCTGCAGTCTCTCGGCCAGGCCAGCACCTCCTACATGCAAGCTATGAGTGAGGTGCTCAACGCCGTGACCGGCACGCCATTGGCCGGTCCTACCTGGGAGCTGACATTCGGGATCTTCGCCGACATCGGCCGATTCAGCACGGTGGCCAACGACGCCATGAGCGTGCCCAACCTTGGCATGACCGAGTTCAAGCTGTTCTGGAAGCCGCCACTCGAGGACATCCCGAAATCCGCGTTGGGAGCCGGACTGGGAATGTCACCAACCGCCAACCTGAGCAACGCTGTATCGGCGGGTACCGGCGAGGCCAACGTGGTGGGGAAGCTGTCGGTACCGCCGAGCTGGGCATCTGCCACGCCCGCGATCAGGACGGTCTCCAACGTGCTGCCGGCGACCAGCATGGCCGCGGCCCCCGCGGCTGCGGTCCCGGCCGAGGTGGTCAATCAGATGGCCCTGGGGAGCCTGACCGGCGGCGCAGTGGGCACCGTAGGGGCGCAGGTTTACAGCGGAAGTGGTGCACGGGCCCGCGCCAACGGCGCGAAGGGCCCGGTGGAACCGGTCAAGCTAGACAACGTGATCGCCAAGCTGCAGCAGCAGCCGGAAACGGTACAGCACTGGAACGTCGACAAAGCGGGGCTGGACGGGCTGCTCGACAAGCTGTCGAAAAAGCCCGGCATCCATGCGGTACACGTGTCCAGCGGCGACCAGCCCAAGGTCACGTTGCCCGCCGCGCAGTTGCCCGAGGGGCGGTAGAGGGGGGGCGCTCGGGCAATGACTCGCTTAGGACGTTTATCAGTTGCGCTCACCGCGCTCACGATGCTGAGTCTTACTCCGGCCGCGCACGGCGATCCTGACGCCGACGATGCGGCGTTTCTCGCTGCCTTGAAGAATGCGGGCATCACCGTTCCCGATCCGGCCAGGGCAATTGTGTCCGCACAAGCCGTGTGCGGCCTGATGCGCAACGGTGAAACCGGTCTTCAGGTCCTCACCGACGTGCGGAACCAGAATCCCGCATTGACTTTGGACGGCGCCGCCCTGTTCACGGCCATCGCGTCGAACACCTACTGTCCCGAGCATCTGGGGCAAACCGAGGGCGGCTACTTCTGACCGACAGGCCCTGGTTTGCCTGCGCTCTACCTGGTGTTAACTCGAATCTGATTACCTGCTGTTTGCCGTATCGCGATCGGGAGAGGGGGCCAGCATGGTGCACACACTGACCAATGCCGAGTTCGCGCTCCGCCTGGCCGTCGGTGTGGGTTGCGGCGCGTTGATCGGCTTCGAACGTCAATGGCGGGCCCGGATGGCCGGGCTGCGAACCAATGCGTTGGTGGCTACCGGCGCGACATTGTTCGTGCTCTACGCGGTGGCCACCGAGGACACCAGCGCCACCCGGGTGGCCTCTTATGTAGTTTCCGGGATCGGGTTTCTCGGCGGTGGGGTGATTCTGCGTGAGGGAGCCAATGTCCGAGGCCTCAACACCGCCGCGACGCTGTGGTGCTCGGCGGCGGTGGGGGTGCTGGCCGCGTCCGGGCATCTGGTGTTCACCTTGATCGCTACCGGCACCGTGGTCGCGATCCATCTACTGGGCCGGCCGCTGGGACGGCTCATCGACCATGACAATTCCGGCGACGACGACGAGGGGCTCGAGCCATATCAGGTCCAGGTGATCTGTCGCCCCAAGTCCGCGAAGTATGCACGGGCTCAGATCGTGCAGCACACCCGCAGCAACGACATCATCCTGCGCGGCATTCACACCGGGGCCAGCGGCGAGGACAAGATCGCGCTCACCGCCCACGTGCTGGTGGACGGTCATTCACCGGCCAGGCTGGAACAGCTTGTCGCCGAATTGTCTTTGCAGCCAGGCATTTACGCCGTGCACTGGTATGCCGGGGAGACCAGCTCCGCGACTCTGGCTGCCCCGCAATCCGACTGAACCCGGCTACAGCTGCGGCACCCGCCTCACCTGGACAGCACCTCGCCTATCTCTTTCATCGTCACTTTCGCCTTGTGACCGGGAAGGAGCATCCAGGTGTGCATACCGCCGTCGAGTTCGTGCCAACCGATCTCGTGTCCTTCTGCGATCGCGCGGTTGCGGAACGCCCGGGCATCGGGGTTGAGCACATCGTGGGTTCCGGTGAAGACCGTCAGTCGGGGGAGGCCGTCCAGCGCTCCCACGCTCGGGCTGAGCAGGGGATGGTCCAGCGGGTCGCCGCCGGCGTAGCGGATTCCGGCGGCGCGCAGGTCTTCGAGGTTGAGGAACGGATCCATTTTGGCCACGGTCAGCACCTCGGGGTCGGGCAACCCCAGGTGCATCCAGGGAGAGAGCAGCAGGGCGTCGGTGGGCTGCGGTAGAGCGGCGTCGCGCACCGCGTGACACAGTGCGAACGCCATCCCACCACCGGCCGAATCTCCCATGAAAGCAACCGAATTCGGATCCCAAGTGTCCAGAACGCGGCGATAGACCTGCAACAGGAAGGGGAACACCTGACGGTAGGTGTGCTCGGGGGCGATCGGGTAGATCGGCACGGTGAG
The nucleotide sequence above comes from Mycobacterium vicinigordonae. Encoded proteins:
- a CDS encoding PPE family protein, with the protein product MSFAARPPEITSGLMYMGPGAGPMIAAATAWDALAAELGDTAASYSAIVEGLANEGWTGPSSAAMTAAAAPYVSWMSATAAQAKTAGEQAKAAVSAYEAAFAAVVPPAEIAINRSQLALLVATNIFGQNTGAIAALEAQYGEMWAQDTAAMFGYANASAAAAKLTPYSEPPQVTNVAGLASQQAAVGQASGLAAGTAAATAAPAAAPAFPFDVVLQALQSLGQASTSYMQAMSEVLNAVTGTPLAGPTWELTFGIFADIGRFSTVANDAMSVPNLGMTEFKLFWKPPLEDIPKSALGAGLGMSPTANLSNAVSAGTGEANVVGKLSVPPSWASATPAIRTVSNVLPATSMAAAPAAAVPAEVVNQMALGSLTGGAVGTVGAQVYSGSGARARANGAKGPVEPVKLDNVIAKLQQQPETVQHWNVDKAGLDGLLDKLSKKPGIHAVHVSSGDQPKVTLPAAQLPEGR
- a CDS encoding PPE family protein encodes the protein MDFGVLPPEINSGRMYSGPGTGSLLAAAAAWHELGAELHSTAAAYMSTIESLVSGTWQGPSSMAMNAAAGPYVSWLSATASRADEAGAQAKAAARAYESAFVATVPPQIIAANRTLLLSLIATNILGQNTAAIAATESHYAEMWAQDAVAMYAYAGASAMATQLTLFTEPPQTTSEAGTAVQAQGVGSQSTADIGSQLTQLVTSIPNTLQSMVTTLQGAPTTGTTSVLSELALPQLAAASLPPALAADVANWNSMMSVLTGPFSLQGLTSIPGGPFLSFGQLYAYAQNGQGLQSFMTPAQPISGALAPIAQALTPHASAASAVGTSASMGRAAMVSGLSVPQTWTTTAPEIRMVAASLSTNLATAPAAASAGEAGVFSQMALSGLAGRALGATVGGANTGGAAVARSLGGVVAESDPAAAMIFVLPPLQD
- a CDS encoding PPE family protein, encoding MDFGALPPELNSGRMYTGAGSGPMLAAGAAWDALASELHSTAASYGAVIDGMTVGSWHGPAATSMTTAAIPYVAWMTATATQAEQTAAQAKLAAAAYETAFAATVPPPAIEANRAMLMTLIATNLLGQNTAAIAATEALYAEMWAQDAAAMYAYAASSAAATVLTPFSSPPETTNPGGVASQSAAVTQAVGSAAATDIQSQLSQLMTVFPNMLQGLATTAAAPAAATPAGNVIEAIYPFAAAIRPFFAAITGAYSPIIPFVLGGGWWLFSLQILGLSQNAPGVAAMLNSGGKPIAGLSPLRGGYVASLGAGGTTAALGQSTLVGSLSVPPSWVSSAPVLRTMASVLPGATPEALAAVPAAAEGGLFGEMAMASLAGRALAGATVRTVSNGTSGVSAGAAAGEDVASTATIIVIPAD
- a CDS encoding PPE family protein, with the translated sequence MFYAAFPPEINSGRMYSGPGSGPMLAAAAAWSGLAAELQAAAASYSATIAGLTSGPWIGPSSLTMVAAATPYMTWMSDTAAQAAQAAVQAGAAASAYEAAFAGHVPPAEIAVNRSYLAALAATNVFGQNTAAIAAAEAQYGEMWAQDAVAMDSYAAASAAATDIAPFTKPPDLVNPAGLTRQAPATEHALGNSAGTASRSTLSVSSPLSELLAVGANLSTDYTAIINGVLNGLFGPSGATTFTTLYSAIKVPLSFTTQFNDVGLLVNFPASQFLKFGPKSISGLGDLPKDALGGGLTPHWGRGWLTSAVTPSPTVNFGRGTLVGSLTVPPSWTANTPAIRTVAAALSAAGPETVPAAELGQGGLLSSMSLAGMTGSALGGGASSAACGTRRQMTPVKDLTELKSPEMLKRMVAQISERPDSVQHHTVDQEGLDALLEQLAKKPGIHAVHLTKDTPPVVPADAKFG
- a CDS encoding MgtC/SapB family protein, producing MHTLTNAEFALRLAVGVGCGALIGFERQWRARMAGLRTNALVATGATLFVLYAVATEDTSATRVASYVVSGIGFLGGGVILREGANVRGLNTAATLWCSAAVGVLAASGHLVFTLIATGTVVAIHLLGRPLGRLIDHDNSGDDDEGLEPYQVQVICRPKSAKYARAQIVQHTRSNDIILRGIHTGASGEDKIALTAHVLVDGHSPARLEQLVAELSLQPGIYAVHWYAGETSSATLAAPQSD
- a CDS encoding DUF732 domain-containing protein, with product MIGSATPAYAEPDETPTNDDAGFLSALRNADIGYSNPAQVIGSAKAVCSCLDNGESGFELLHDVKAHNPGFSLDAAAEFAVISAKYYCPHQLSKA
- a CDS encoding alpha/beta hydrolase fold domain-containing protein, whose amino-acid sequence is MAINEFKMRVSRPIGRPHVTQRLLRASGVRNRLFPAAKLEQWAANPRPPYNGMPSKLVLKRVEVARADLNGRPVYHVSPRHLMRDELRGHAVYLHGGAYVLDLLPHFHWPAIARLSLTLRRSLTVPIYPIAPEHTYRQVFPFLLQVYRRVLDTWDPNSVAFMGDSAGGGMAFALCHAVRDAALPQPTDALLLSPWMHLGLPDPEVLTVAKMDPFLNLEDLRAAGIRYAGGDPLDHPLLSPSVGALDGLPRLTVFTGTHDVLNPDARAFRNRAIAEGHEIGWHELDGGMHTWMLLPGHKAKVTMKEIGEVLSR
- a CDS encoding DUF732 domain-containing protein, which translates into the protein MLSLTPAAHGDPDADDAAFLAALKNAGITVPDPARAIVSAQAVCGLMRNGETGLQVLTDVRNQNPALTLDGAALFTAIASNTYCPEHLGQTEGGYF